Below is a genomic region from Ruania alba.
GCCGACCGGGCCGGGGCGGCGACCCCGTTCGCGATGCTCAACCTGCAGGAGCGTGGCTCGTTCTTCGTCCAGCCCACCTCCGAGGTGTACGAGGGCCAGATCGTCGGGGAGAACTCCCGAGGTGATGACATGGACGTCAACATCACCAAGGAGAAGAAGCTCAACAACATCCGCTCGGCCACGTCGGAATCGTTCGAGAACCTGACCCCGCCGCGCACGCTGACGCTGGAGGAGTCCCTGGAGTTCGCCCGCGAGGACGAGTGCGTGGAGGTCACGCCCGAGTCGGTGCGGATCCGCAAGGTGATCCTGGACCAGCACGAGCGCACCAAGGCGGCCCGCCGCAAGGTCTGAGACCTCCTCCCCCCCCTGCCGAACGCAACCTGGTGCGGCTTCTGCCGCCGAAAACGCCGCACGGGGTTGCGTTCGGCGGTGGGTCGGGGTGGGAGAGGATGGATGGGGTGAGCACCATGGAGCCTGCAGAGACCGGTGTGAGCGAGTCTGCGCCGTCAGAGGAGTTGCGTGTGCTCGGCGCGTTCGCGCACCCGGACGACGAGACCCTCGTGGCCGGCGGCCTGCTCGCCTGGCTCGCCCGGAGTGCCGAGGTGCACCTCGTCACCGCGACCCGTGGCGAGCGTGGTGAGGTGATCCCTGGTGACATCGCCCACCTGGAGGGCGATGGTCCCGCGCTGGCGGCCGTGCGGGAGGCCGAGTTGGCTGAGGCGCTCGCAGCGCTGGGGGTGGGCTCGCACCACTTCCTGGACGCCCTGCCCGGACTCACCGACCGCCGTCCGGCGAGGTATGTGGACTCGGGCATGCAGTGGGACGGCGACTCGCGGGTGCGAGCCGTGCCCGACCCGAGCTCCGGCCGCGACGCGTTCTCCCGAACCGACGCCGAGGTGGCCGCCGGCGTACTCGCGGCGCACCTGCGCCAGGTGCGCCCGCACCTGGTGCTCATCGACGAGCCCGACGGCGGGTACGGCCACCCCGACCACGTGCGCATGCACGAGGTGATGATGCGCGCGGTGGGAGTCGCCGCCGAGCAGGAGAGTTTCAAGCAGGAGACCGAGCCCTGGCGGGTCCCGGTGGTCGCGTGGGTGGTGCGCCCCGAATCGGCGGTCCGGGCGGCCGAGCAGTGGTTGGCGCGCACACCGCACCGGCCCTTTCTGACCACGCTGGGCCGGCCGCTGGCCCTGCCAGAGCCGGACGGGATGCTGGCGAGCATCGTCAAACCCGACGCTGCGGTGGACCTGGTGGTGGATACGACCGCTGTCGCCGACCAGGTGGTGGCCGCCTTGCGCGCGCACCGCAGTCAGGTGCAGGACGCCACGTTGCTCGCTGAGGTGGCAGGGCCCGACGGCGCAGCGCCGGCGGACGAGAGGGGCGGCGCCGTGGGGTGGTTCGCCTTGAGCAACGAGATCCTGCAGCCGCTGCACGCGCGGATCGGCCTTCGGGTGGCGCCCGGGTGGGGGAGCCCCGCGGCACTGCGAGGTGCGCTGGCCGCTGCCGAGGCGCACCGAGCCGGTGCGACCGGTGCGGTCAGTGCCGGGTCTATTGCCGGCGACGAGGGAGCCGACGAGCTCGGTGATCCGCCGGGCTGGTACCTGGTGCTGATGCGCGCTTTCACCGGCTTGATGGGGGTGGTGGTCACTGCTGCCGCCACCGCCTTCCACCGGTGGGAGCCCCCGTTCGGGGTGATGATCGCGTTGCTGGTGGTCCTCAGTTCGGGCGTGCTGGCCCGCAGCTTCGCGGACCGGATCGGGGTGCTCGTGCACGGGCTCGCCGTGGCCGCGACGGTGCTCGCGATCGCCTACCTGCGGCCCGGCGGCGACGTGGTCGTCACCGATGAGGCGATCGGGACGGTGTGGTTGCTGGGCGCGCTGGTCGCCGCAGTGACGCCCACTGTGCTGCCGGGGAGTTGGTTCCGTGACGGACGTTGACGTCGAGGGGTTCCGGACCGCGATGGCGCACCTGGCGGCCGGGGTGAGTGTGGTGGCCCTGCGGGACCGGCACGATCTTGCGATCACCGCCAACTCCGTGGTGTCGGTCTCGCTGGAGCCGCCCACGGTGCTGTTCTGCGTGCACGAGGACTCCCGCATCAGAGAGGGCCTGGAGACCACGGATCGCTGGGCAGTGAGCATCATGAGCGCTGCTGGGAGCGCGGCCGTCGAGTGGCTCGCCAGCCCGGGCCGGCCCACGCGCGGCCAGCTGGACCGGGTACCGCACTGGCGGGGTGAGCACAGTGGAGCCGCCATTCTCGACGCGGCGAGCGCCTGGGTCGAGTGCGAGACCGAGTGGATCCGCGATGCCGGGTCTCATGCGGTGGTGGTCGGCCGGGTGCTCGCGTCGGGGACGAACCCGCAGAACTCCGGGGCGATCGTGCATCGGCTCAGCCGCATGCTGCCGTTGCAGTGAACGTGATGGGATCGTGACCGGGTACAGGGGCCCTTCAGCGCCGAATGCCAGGGTGGCCGTGGATAGACTGCGCGGGGGTCATATCGGTGGACAGGGGCAACCGAAAGGGCAGTTGCGTGCGTGAGGAAGAGACTCCGACACCGGATGAGGTGACGGACGCCGAGGGCGTGCCCGCCGATTCCGAGGAGTCGAGTTCCGGCGCCGCTGAGGCGACCGATCAGTCGGGTGAATCGGTGGACGAGACCGAGCCGGCAGAGCCTGCTCATGGCACAGAGTCAGCCGACGCGGCAGAGTCAGCCGACGAACTGGCGGCCGCGGCGCAGCCGGATCCGTTCGATGAGCCCGAGGCGATTGAGCCGACCGTAGGCCCCGATGAGGGCGAGCCCGCCGAACCCGAGACCATCGTGCTCCCTGCCACGCCGGAGCCACCTGCGGATGAGGATGCCGTGACACCCAGCAAGAAGAAGCGTCGGCGCGGACGTCGTGCGGTACTGATCGCCGCCGGTGCGCTGGTGCTGCTCGGTGGTGCGTACGTGGCGGGCGCCTGGTATCTCGGCGACCGCGTGCCGGGGGAGACGACCGTGGCCGGCGTGAACCTCTCCGGTCTGCCCGCCGACGAGGCCGAGCGGGTGCTCACCGACGGGCTCGCCGAGGCCACCACGGAGCCGATCGACGTGCATTTCGGCGACCTCTCCGCCGAGGTGGACCCGCAGGCCGCCGGTCTCGCACTGGACGCGGAGGCCACCGTGGCCTCGTTCACTGGATTCACCCTCGACCCCCAGGTGGTCTTCGGGCACGTCTTCGGTCTCGGTGAGCAGGACCCGGTCACCACCGTGGACTCGGAAGCGCTGGAGGCGACCCTCAGTTCGATCGCCGAGGACCTGGATGTCCCACCCGTGGAGGGTGCGATCGCGTTCGAAGACGGGCAGGCCGTGGTCACCGAACCGGTGGACGGCACCAGCCTGGACGTGCCGGGTGCTGCCGACGTGATGGCCGAGGGGTGGCTGACCGCCACCGGCACGCTCGAGCTGCCCGCCATGGTGGCGCCCCCCACCGTCGATGCGGAGGTGATCGAGGAGACGATGTCGACCATCGTGGACCCGATGCTCTCCGGCCCGGTGACCGTGGCCGTGAACGACGAGTCCACGGAGATCACCCCGGCCGAGCTCGCCGCCGCTGCCACGATCGAGGCCGACGGCGCGAACCTCACCCTCACCCTGGACGGTGCGCAGCTCGCCGGTCTGGTGACCGAACGGGCGTCCTCGGTGGGGGAGAGCCCGCGGGACGCGCGGATCGAGCTCAGGGACGGCGAACCGCGGATCGTCCCGGCTGTCACCGGCACCGGCCTCGACCCGGACGCGCTGGCGGAGGCGGTGGCCACCAGTGCGGTCGCCACGGACGAGGAGGGGCGCACGGCTGCCGTCGAGCTGACGCAGACCGACCCGGAGTTCTCTACCGAGGACGCCGAGGCGCTCGGGGTGACCGAGGTGATCGGTACCTTCCGCACCCCGTACCCGTACGATCCGGTACGCACGGCGAACCTGCGCGCCGGGACCGGGCACATCAACGGGACCCTGGTGATGCCAGGGGAGCAGTTCTCTTTGCTCGACGCGCTGCGCCCGATCAGTACTGCGAACGGCTACACCGTCTCGGGCGTGGTGGTGAACGGATTCCACAGCGAGGCGATCGGCGGCGGGCTCTCCCAGGTGGCGACCACCAGCTTCAACGCCGCGTACGAATCCGGGTTCACCGATATCACCCACCAGCCGCACTCGCGCTGGTTCGACCGGTACCCGATGGGCCGCGAGGCCACCATCTTCGACCCGAGCATCGACATGGTGTTCGAGAACAACACCGGGTACGGCGTCCTCATCCAGTCCTACGTCACCGATTCGCACGTGGTGGTGACCATGTGGGGCACCGACGTCTTCGACGTCAACATCAGCACCAGCGACAAGTACAACTTCACCTCGCCGCAGACGGTGTACAACCCGGACCCGGAGTGTCACGCCGAGGCTGGCGGGCAACAGGGTTTCACCGTGGACGTCACCCGCACGGTGTCCAGGGGCGGTGAGGTGGTCGAACACGACGCCTACAGCCACACCTACTCCCCGTGGAACCGCGTGATCTGCGGTGAGGAACCCAGTGACGAACCGAGCGAGGACGCCAGCGAAAGTTCCGGGGACGACTAGCGGCGACTCCGTGGCGGCGGCGGCACCCGCTTCGCGTGCACGATGTCGGCGGCAGCCACGTCGATCGGGCCACGCCGGGTATCCACTCGCACCCCGGCGGCGTCGATGGTGAGCAGTTCCCCGAGCGCGTCGCTGAAGCCGCCCTCGGGGAGCCGGAACCGCACCACGACGCGTTCGCCGGGCTGCCAGGACCGCCACAGGTGCGGATCAGGCGGGGGCACAGGCATCGATGTGTCTCATTCCTCGGAGCGGACCGGGGTCGAGATCGCTCGACACCGGGTACATGCTGGATACTAGACACAGAGCATGGTGGTGCACTCGGTGCCCACCCGGTCTGGCCACGGTCAGTACCACCCCGTGATGGAAGGAATCGCTCGTGACGTACGTGATCGCACAGCCGTGCGTGGATGTCAAGGACAAGGCCTGCATCGACGAATGCCCCGTCGACTGTATCTACGAAGGCGAACGCTCGCTGTACATCCACCCCGACGAGTGCGTGGACTGCGGGGCGTGCGAACCGGTCTGCCCGGTGGAGGCGATCTACTACGAGGACGACGTGCCCGAGCAGTGGTCGGAGTACTACCGGGCGAACGTCGACTTCTTCGACGACATCGGTTCTCCGGGCGGGGCCGCGAAGGTCGGCCTGATCCCCAAGGACCACCCGGTCATCTCCGCCCTGCCGCCCCAGGCGGACTAAGCAGTGGGCTTTGTCCAACTGGCTGACGCCTACCCCTGGGACAAGGTCGCACCGTACGCCGAGCGTGCCCGCGCGCACGCCGACGGCATCGTGGACCTGTCCATCGGCACCCCCGTCGACCCCACCCCGGCCGTCGTGCAGGAGGCGCTGAGCGGTGCCGCCGACGCCCCCGGATACCCGACGGCGCACGGCACCCTGGCCTTGCGCGAGGCGGTGGCCGCCTGGTTCGCCGAGCGCCGCGGGGTGGCAGCGCTCGACCCCGACGGGGTGCTGCCGACCGTGGGGTCGAAGGAGCTGGTGGCCCAGCTGCCGTCGCTGCTGGGGCTGGGCCCGGACGACATCGTGGTGGTGCCGTCGGTGGCCTACCCGACCTACGCCGTCGGGGCCCGCCTGGCCGGGGCACAGGTGCTGGTGGCCGACGACGTGCAACTGTGGGCAGGAAACCCGGCCGTGCGCCTGGTCTGGGTCAATTCCCCGTCCAACCCCACCGGTGCGGTGCTCGGCTCCGAGCAGCTGCGCCAGGTGGTGACGGCGGCCCGTGAGATCGGGGCGCTGGTCGCCTCGGACGAGTGCTATGCCGAGCTCGCCTGGTCACCCGCGTTGACCGACCCGGCCGGTGACGGCGTCCCGTGCCTGCTGCAGGAGAGTGTCAGCGGTGGGGATCACACGGGGCTGCTGGTGGTGTACTCGTTGTCCAAGCAGTCGAACCTGGCCGGCTATCGGGCAGCGTTCGCCGCAGGCGATGCCGCGCTGGTGCATCGGATCCTGCAGTTGCGCCGGCACATGGGGATGATGGTCCCCGCACCGGTGCAGGCGGCGACCATCGCGGCGCTGGCCGACCACGCACACGTGCGGCAGCAGCGCGAACGATACGGCCGCCGTCGGGAATCTCTGCTCGGGGCGCTCGGCGAGGCCGGGTACGCCGTGGACCACTCCGAAGCCGGCCTGTACCTGTGGATCCGGCCGGCGGACGGGGCAGAACCTGCCGACTGCTGGTCGATGCTGAGCGACTTCGCCGACCGGGGGATCTTGGTAGGCCCAGGGGAGTTCTACGGCAACGACAGCGGCGATCATGTGCGGGTGGCACTGACCGCCTCCGACGATCGGATCGCGCGCGCGGTGGAACGGCTCCGGGTGTGACAAGTCATACCCGCCAGAATTTCCCCAACCGCGCGATCCGCGGGTACGTTGTGTAGAGATTCTTTGCCTTCGGACTCGTTGGGGAGCCCGAGAAACGTTCTTCTTGACGCTAGGAAGGGACACTCATGTCCGACGCCACCCTCACCCCCGCCACGTTCCGTGTGGACGACCACGAGCTCGAGTTCGCGCGTGTCCCGGCAGTGGAGGGCAATGACGGCGTCCATATCTCCAACCTGCTCAAGGAGACGGGGCTGGTCACGCTCGACTCCGGCTTCATGAACACCGCGAGCTGCGAGTCGAAGATCACCTACATCGACGGCGACGCCGGCATCCTGCGCTACCGCGGGTACCCGATCGAGCAGCTCGCCGAGCAGTCCTCCTTCCTCGAGGTGGCCTACCTGCTCATCAAGGGCGAGCTGCCGACGGCGACCGAGCTCTCCGCGTTCACCGAGCGGGTGGAACGGCACACCCACCTGCACGACAACTTCAAGGCCCTGATAGGCGCCTTCCCGCAGGACGCGCACCCGATGGCGGTGCTCTCCTCCGCGGTCTCCGCACTGCCGGGCTACTACCCGGAGAGTGTGGACCCGTTCGACGAGAACGCCGTGGAGCTCGCCACCGTGCTGCTGCTCGCGAAGCTCCCGACGATCGCCGCCTACGCTTTCCGCCGGTCCCGCGGCGAGGAGATGATCGGCCCGGACCAGTCCTTGGGCTACGTGCCGGACTTCCTGCGGATGAGCTTCGCCAACGGCGGCGGGTATGAGACGGACCCGGAGCTGGTCAAGGCGCTCAACCTGCTGCTCATCCTGCACGCCGATCACGAGCAGAACTGCTCCACCTCCACGGTGCGGATCGTCGGGTCCGCGCACGCGAACCTGTACGCGAGCGTCTCCGCGGGTATCGGCGCACTCTCCGGCCCGCTGCACGGTGGGGCGAACGAGGCGGTGCTCGCGATGCTGAACGACATCCAGTCCAGCGATGACGACGTCGACACGTTCATGACGCGGGTGAAGAACAAGGAGCAGGGCGTGCGCCTGATGGGCTTCGGCCACCGGGTGTACAAGAACTACGACCCCCGTGCGGCCATCGTCAAGGGGGTGGCGCACACAGTGCTGGAGAAGCTCGGCAAGAGCGACGAGCAGCTCGAGATCGCCATGCGCCTGGAGGAGATCGCGCTCTCCGACGAGTACTTCATCCAGCGCAAGCTCTACCCGAACGTGGACTTCTACACCGGCCTGATCTACAAGGCCATGGGCTTCCCGACGAACATGTTCACCCCGCTGTTCGCGGTGGGCCGCGCCCCGGGCTGGATCGCCCAGTGGCGCGAGATGATGAACGACCCGACCACGAAGATCGGCCGTCCGCGTCAGGTCTACACCGGGCACGCGGAGCGGGAGTACGTGGGCGTCGACGCACGCTGACCGGGCCACCGCGGCGTCCGGCACCCCACCCCGCCCCACCCCACCCCGCCGAGCGCACCACCCCGCCTCCCGCCGAGCGCAACCCTGTGCGGGATTTCCTCGCCGAAAAGCCGCGCAAGATTGCGCTCGGCGCTAGCGTGTGTGCATGGGGAACGCCGGGTTGAGGGTCGCGCCCGGTGGTGTGCCGGGTGACGTTCCGACGGCGGAGGAGCGTGTCGGTCAGTCGGCAATGAGACTCGTATCGGTGCGGGTGGTGCTCCTCGTCGCACTGCTGCTGGCCGCGGTGCCGGCAGCCACCCAGGCTTACGACGAGCCGCTGCACCAGTTGCGTGCGGACCTGGAAACGGGACGGGTCACCTCGATGGAGATCGAGCGACCCGAGCCGGGGATGGGTGCTGAAGGGCAGTTCGCCGTGCGTTGGGACGCGGGTCTTTTCGACTCCATCACACGGTACGAGTACTCCTCCGAACGTGACATCGACGAGGGCGCCGAGCTCGTCGCTCAGGCTCGGGCCGCCGGGGTGGATGTCGCACTCGTTGATCTGGACAACGACGTCGTCGCGATCGACGGACTCTTCGCCCGGCAACTGGCCCCGGTCGTCCTGCTGGGGTGGATCGGTGCCCTGGTATTCCTCGCCAAGGGACCGCAGCCCTGGTTCGCCACGAAATGGGCATGGTTCTGGTTGACTGCGGCGATTCCGGCGCTGTGGTTGGTCTTTCTGCTCGCGGAGCCGCGCCCATTGTGGCTGAGCGCCCGCCTGGCCCGGGCCGGGCGGGAGCCGGTGCAGCTGCTCCAGCAGCGAGACGCGCGGCTCACCGGCGGATGGGCCTTCCTCATCGGCTGTGTCGCGTCCTCGATCCTGGCGTGGTCGGGGCTGCCGATGCTGTCCGGCTGGTAATCGTTCGGTCCCTGACCGACATACCTTCCACGCGACTAGGGCGTGTTGAACAAGTGGATTCGGCTAGGTGCGTCTTGAACGGTGACGCAGTAGGAGATCTCCGACGACGTGTGGGCTGTGATGGAGCCGTTGATGCCGACGGTATCGGACCGGTCGTGGTGGTGCTCCGGCATGCGGCCAGCTCCACCGAGGCGCCGGTGAAGATCTTCACTCTCGGAACCCCGGCGGATGTCGCCGGGGTGTGGGTGGCGGGCGAGCAACTGGACGCGTGGACGCTCGGGCAGTGGATACCCCCGCCTGAAGGTGGAGCGGTTCGCCGCCCACAGCCGGTCCACCCACGGATCCAGTGCTACTGCCACGTCTGCCGGTTGAAAGCGCACCGCCACTGTCCGACGGACACCCGCACCCTCGGACGGGTGTCCACGATCAGCCGCTGCAGACGGCGTCCTCAGGAGCGACCGTCACATCGACGTGACCACCACCCGGGCTGAAGGCGATGCAACGGGTCTCCTCGGCGGCGCCGTCCGGACTGGTAGCGCGGTACTGCAGCAGTTGACGATCGGACCGCTTCAGGTCGAACGGGCCGGAGTACACCTCCCAGTCGCTCTCGTCGCCGAACCGGTACTCGATGTGACCGATACCGGCTCCAGCATCCTCGGCAGTCAGCGTGACCGTGACCCGATTGCCACCCGTGTAACTGGCCGTCGTGGTCGGCTCCTCGACGACTGTCACTACCCGCGATCCGATCGCTTGGTTGCCATTGGTGTCTTCGACGACATAGGTGAGTGCGTACACGCCAGGAGAGGTGGTGTCGACACCGCCGATGACTTCGATGCGGTCACTCACATCACCGTCGGTGCTGTCCACGGCGCTGACGCCCTCGAGCACATCGAACGCCGTGCCCACGGTGACAGTCGTAGCCTCCGGGATCGTCAACACCGGCGGCTGGGTGTCCGTGCCGGCGGGCGTCGCCACGAAGGTGCCGCCGAACTGGCTGATCACGCCCGTGGGTTCGGCCGCCTCCCTGCTCACCGCGATCCAGGCATATCGCTGCCCTTCCGTCAGACCGCTCCACGTCACGGTCGCCGGGAAGCCGGACGCCACCGTCTGCGTACCGATGACGTTCTCGGTCGGCGCGGCCACCGCAAGACCGTCCGTGGCGAACGACGTCTGGCGGGTGGTCAAGTTGACCGGCACGGTGAGGTTGTCCTCGGCGCCGTTGTAACGGTCGATGGGCTCCGGTGTCGTCTTGGGCGAGCTGCCGTGATCGTATTCGGTGGCTCCGAAGTCATCGAGGAACGGTGAGTAGGTGTCGACCGACATCGTGTTCTCCTCGGTGTCGAACTGCAGCATGCGCAGGAAGCTTGCGCCGAGGGCGAGCTTGTCTGTCGCGAGGTGATCCCACAAGCCGTCGCCGTCGACGTCGATCTTTCCCGCGTCAGCTCCGGTTCCGACGATGCACTGCGTCGCGGGGTCGAGCCCGGCTGCGGCGCAGCGCTCGGGTGTGAACACGCGCTCTGCCGGAACCAGGTACCCCTGGTAATCGGCGAGCATCTGTACCACGCGGGTGGTCCCGTCAGAACTACGGACCGTCTCGACGTTCGTGCCCACGCCGTGGAAGTGACCGCCGAGCACCAGGAAGAC
It encodes:
- a CDS encoding PIG-L family deacetylase, producing MEPAETGVSESAPSEELRVLGAFAHPDDETLVAGGLLAWLARSAEVHLVTATRGERGEVIPGDIAHLEGDGPALAAVREAELAEALAALGVGSHHFLDALPGLTDRRPARYVDSGMQWDGDSRVRAVPDPSSGRDAFSRTDAEVAAGVLAAHLRQVRPHLVLIDEPDGGYGHPDHVRMHEVMMRAVGVAAEQESFKQETEPWRVPVVAWVVRPESAVRAAEQWLARTPHRPFLTTLGRPLALPEPDGMLASIVKPDAAVDLVVDTTAVADQVVAALRAHRSQVQDATLLAEVAGPDGAAPADERGGAVGWFALSNEILQPLHARIGLRVAPGWGSPAALRGALAAAEAHRAGATGAVSAGSIAGDEGADELGDPPGWYLVLMRAFTGLMGVVVTAAATAFHRWEPPFGVMIALLVVLSSGVLARSFADRIGVLVHGLAVAATVLAIAYLRPGGDVVVTDEAIGTVWLLGALVAAVTPTVLPGSWFRDGR
- a CDS encoding flavin reductase family protein; the protein is MTDVDVEGFRTAMAHLAAGVSVVALRDRHDLAITANSVVSVSLEPPTVLFCVHEDSRIREGLETTDRWAVSIMSAAGSAAVEWLASPGRPTRGQLDRVPHWRGEHSGAAILDAASAWVECETEWIRDAGSHAVVVGRVLASGTNPQNSGAIVHRLSRMLPLQ
- a CDS encoding VanW family protein, producing the protein MREEETPTPDEVTDAEGVPADSEESSSGAAEATDQSGESVDETEPAEPAHGTESADAAESADELAAAAQPDPFDEPEAIEPTVGPDEGEPAEPETIVLPATPEPPADEDAVTPSKKKRRRGRRAVLIAAGALVLLGGAYVAGAWYLGDRVPGETTVAGVNLSGLPADEAERVLTDGLAEATTEPIDVHFGDLSAEVDPQAAGLALDAEATVASFTGFTLDPQVVFGHVFGLGEQDPVTTVDSEALEATLSSIAEDLDVPPVEGAIAFEDGQAVVTEPVDGTSLDVPGAADVMAEGWLTATGTLELPAMVAPPTVDAEVIEETMSTIVDPMLSGPVTVAVNDESTEITPAELAAAATIEADGANLTLTLDGAQLAGLVTERASSVGESPRDARIELRDGEPRIVPAVTGTGLDPDALAEAVATSAVATDEEGRTAAVELTQTDPEFSTEDAEALGVTEVIGTFRTPYPYDPVRTANLRAGTGHINGTLVMPGEQFSLLDALRPISTANGYTVSGVVVNGFHSEAIGGGLSQVATTSFNAAYESGFTDITHQPHSRWFDRYPMGREATIFDPSIDMVFENNTGYGVLIQSYVTDSHVVVTMWGTDVFDVNISTSDKYNFTSPQTVYNPDPECHAEAGGQQGFTVDVTRTVSRGGEVVEHDAYSHTYSPWNRVICGEEPSDEPSEDASESSGDD
- the fdxA gene encoding ferredoxin yields the protein MTYVIAQPCVDVKDKACIDECPVDCIYEGERSLYIHPDECVDCGACEPVCPVEAIYYEDDVPEQWSEYYRANVDFFDDIGSPGGAAKVGLIPKDHPVISALPPQAD
- the dapC gene encoding succinyldiaminopimelate transaminase, with the translated sequence MGFVQLADAYPWDKVAPYAERARAHADGIVDLSIGTPVDPTPAVVQEALSGAADAPGYPTAHGTLALREAVAAWFAERRGVAALDPDGVLPTVGSKELVAQLPSLLGLGPDDIVVVPSVAYPTYAVGARLAGAQVLVADDVQLWAGNPAVRLVWVNSPSNPTGAVLGSEQLRQVVTAAREIGALVASDECYAELAWSPALTDPAGDGVPCLLQESVSGGDHTGLLVVYSLSKQSNLAGYRAAFAAGDAALVHRILQLRRHMGMMVPAPVQAATIAALADHAHVRQQRERYGRRRESLLGALGEAGYAVDHSEAGLYLWIRPADGAEPADCWSMLSDFADRGILVGPGEFYGNDSGDHVRVALTASDDRIARAVERLRV
- a CDS encoding citrate synthase; translation: MSDATLTPATFRVDDHELEFARVPAVEGNDGVHISNLLKETGLVTLDSGFMNTASCESKITYIDGDAGILRYRGYPIEQLAEQSSFLEVAYLLIKGELPTATELSAFTERVERHTHLHDNFKALIGAFPQDAHPMAVLSSAVSALPGYYPESVDPFDENAVELATVLLLAKLPTIAAYAFRRSRGEEMIGPDQSLGYVPDFLRMSFANGGGYETDPELVKALNLLLILHADHEQNCSTSTVRIVGSAHANLYASVSAGIGALSGPLHGGANEAVLAMLNDIQSSDDDVDTFMTRVKNKEQGVRLMGFGHRVYKNYDPRAAIVKGVAHTVLEKLGKSDEQLEIAMRLEEIALSDEYFIQRKLYPNVDFYTGLIYKAMGFPTNMFTPLFAVGRAPGWIAQWREMMNDPTTKIGRPRQVYTGHAEREYVGVDAR